A part of Silvimonas soli genomic DNA contains:
- a CDS encoding YSC84-related protein produces MNKKWLVIPAAVALLFGAQAYADEMPATGGSAGANAKSPEEQRQAVRAVTKDTLETVYKKHPTAKDAIAKSAGYAVFNNGSATILFAGAGGGEGLAVNQSDGHEIFMRMVQVKGGLGLGIKNTRLVLIFPNKEAFHKFVTKGWVFGGEAGASAKAGDTGGGFEGARAVGEGVYAYQFTENGADAEVTVSGTKYYVDKDLNKGKK; encoded by the coding sequence ATGAACAAGAAATGGCTCGTTATCCCCGCAGCAGTTGCTCTGCTTTTCGGTGCCCAGGCTTACGCTGATGAAATGCCTGCTACGGGTGGCTCAGCTGGCGCCAACGCCAAGTCCCCAGAGGAACAACGTCAGGCAGTACGCGCTGTGACCAAGGATACGCTGGAGACGGTTTACAAGAAGCACCCGACTGCCAAGGATGCCATTGCCAAATCCGCCGGTTATGCGGTCTTCAATAACGGTAGTGCGACCATATTGTTTGCGGGTGCCGGTGGTGGTGAAGGCTTGGCGGTTAACCAAAGCGATGGGCATGAAATCTTCATGCGTATGGTTCAAGTCAAGGGTGGCTTGGGTCTGGGTATCAAAAATACCCGGTTGGTGCTGATATTTCCGAACAAAGAAGCTTTCCACAAGTTTGTGACCAAAGGCTGGGTGTTTGGTGGTGAAGCGGGCGCGTCGGCCAAGGCGGGTGATACAGGTGGTGGTTTTGAAGGTGCTCGTGCCGTTGGGGAAGGCGTTTACGCTTACCAGTTCACCGAAAACGGCGCTGATGCTGAAGTTACCGTATCCGGCACCAAGTACTACGTGGACAAAGACCTGAACAAAGGCAAGAAATAA